In the genome of Halodesulfovibrio sp. MK-HDV, the window CCATTTCTTAGAATAGATACATCGTACACACGTTTTCAGCGCCATAAGCACTGCGCATACATAATTCGCAGTCAAGAGGGCGTCCCTCTTGCTCCCGCTGAGAAGCGCCCTCGGAGAGCCGCCGGAGGCAGCTTTACTTACTCACCATAATATCCAAGACAATCTTGTTAGTCTCACACATGCCTGCGCTTCCGAGGCGACCAAGGTTCTTGATGCAAATTTCAATATCATCATCCACGATGTAAGAATCAACACGATCAGACCATAAGACACTAAAGCATCTCATTTCAGCTATTGAACAACAGCTTTCATGACCCTGTATAGCAATCTTATTTTCTCATCATCTGCTTCGCTGATCATCCGGCTAACTTCTTTTCGTAATTCCAGACAATCTGCTTCGTGAGCATTCTCAAAAAGTTCGCTTGTTGCCACCCCAAGTCCCTCGGCTAGTTTACTGACTAAAGTAATAGTCACGTTTGCTTCACCACGCTCAAGCTCGCTAATATACTTTGCCCCAGAGTCAGCTGCAGTCGCTAGCTGTTCTTGAGTCATTTTCTTAGCTTTACGTAATGTACGTACTCTTTTTCCTAATCGTTCCAGTTCTGTAGACATGGAGTCCTCCTATAAGGGCATCATGTCCTTTGAACGAGGACATCAAAACACTTTATAACAAGAATTTTACCAGAAAAAGTTCGTTATAGGTTCAATAGCTATTGACTTTTTCCTTTTATCAAAAGAATAATATTAAAAAAGTTTGTTATAAGATGAAAAGCGAATTTTATTACTCTCATTCTTTTTCATAGAACTTTTTACGCCTCAACTCCCTACCTAGAGACTGCAACAGCCCGTATCAAACACTCAATACGGGCTGTTGCTACATCAATAAGCTGCTCATGTTAATCACCTATGGCATTCTATAAAATTCAATTTTATATTCATATCAACTAAAAAAGATGGCACATGTGCCACCTTTTTTACACCCAATCTCTAATTTCAAAGAAGGATACCAAGGCTCAACGAGCTACCCGAAATCTCATTATTGAATAGAAGTTGATATTTCTTAGTACGACCAACAGCCCCAATGTCGCCAAGTGGTCTAACGCGACCTTAATACCATAGCGACACCTAGCTAACGCCTACCTCCCATCGATTTAGCATAATTATTAATGGTAGTATTTCTAGTGCGGGGAAACACTGTCAGATTAAATTGAAGAAAATATAGCAGCGAATAACGCAGGAGAATCCATGCCCAAGTCCCATCAAGCCATGACCACTGAAGAATTTGTCAGCAAAGAAGTTTTCAAATCACATGATTCCTCTGGGGCAGACACCAGAACACGCAAAGATGATTCACAAACTGAATATTGGAAAGTGCTGCCCAAAGCAGGATCTTGTGACTTATGCCAAGCCATGGGCGAGGGAATTCACTGGGAAAAACCAGAACGTCCGCACCCTAATTGTAAGTGTGAGATTGAAAAAAGATCGACAAAAGTCGATATAGAACCTGCAATAGAGAATGCTAGAAGATTTGGAAAAGAATTTAGCGATGTTACCTTACAGTTTTGGAAGTTGCTTGGGATAATTCCAGACCCTAGGCAGAAAGCTGCAGAAGGATTAGCTGATATAATTAACGAGATAAATAAAGGGGCTAATGACAATTCCTCTTCAAATAAGAAAAAATAGTACCCTAGAGAGGGCAAACAGCCTTTGCATTGTGTAGCAACCTGAAAAGCAATGTTGACAACACTCTGTCATTAAACAATAAATATCGGGATTAAGTTTGAACAACAATAACAAGATGTGTTGTTCATAAAGGGGGAATGGTGCAGTTTCTTATAGATTGTTTCCGAATTTATCCAGTTTACTTAGCGTTCGTTCTTTTACTTGCAAATATAGCGTGTTTGATTTTCTGTTTTGATTTACGACGTGCTGTTCCTTATTATTTTTTCCGCAAGGCTGGATTTCAAGGCCGTAAAAATGACATAAGCATTGTAACAAACAGAACAAGGTTTCCGTTTCTTCTCATGGGGCTTTTTTTTGCCTACCCAGCGTATTGGTTCTTGCAGCTTCCCCTCCAACTATATGGCATGATGAGTATTGTGATAATTTCCATCACATGTTTTTTGTACATCACACCGCTGCTTATATTTATCAGTAGTTTTTTCCATGCAGTGGCAATAGAAGATGATATAGTGTACTTCATAGGTATTGTTCCACATTTTTTTACATGCAGGCAGAACGAAATAAACATTATTGGGGATCAACATGGTTCATGGGGAATCCCAATTTCTACGCTAACGTGTGGGCCAACTAGATACTCTGTAGCTATTTCTAATGTCCGATCTGTTGTTTTGGACGATCTCGGGAAAGACAAAGAATAACTTAGAGTAGTTACCCCAATCAATACCAACTAAAAAGGGTGGCCATTAGCCACCCTTTTTCTATTTCTCATATTATATAGACCAAGTATACGTTCTCTACGCCAGAAGCACTGCGTATGC includes:
- a CDS encoding helix-turn-helix domain-containing protein, whose amino-acid sequence is MSTELERLGKRVRTLRKAKKMTQEQLATAADSGAKYISELERGEANVTITLVSKLAEGLGVATSELFENAHEADCLELRKEVSRMISEADDEKIRLLYRVMKAVVQ